A region from the Rhinoderma darwinii isolate aRhiDar2 chromosome 2, aRhiDar2.hap1, whole genome shotgun sequence genome encodes:
- the WSB1 gene encoding WD repeat and SOCS box-containing protein 1 isoform X1 → MASFPDFVNENEIARSQSIGELISQTTPFEQKYGRENWTVAFAPDGSYFAWSQGHRIVKLVPWSQCLKNFAAGSTKNSVNLTTGRLSRQNSDAAQRNKPQEHSIDCGDIVWSLAFGSSVPEKQSRCVNIEWHRFKFGQDQLLLATGLSNGRIKIWDVYTGKLLLNLMDHTKIVRDLTFAPDGSLILVSASRDKTLRVWDLKDDGNMMKVLRGHQNWVYCCVFSPDSSILCSVGAGKAVFLWDMDKYTMIRKLEGHYNDVVACEFSPDGALLATASYDTRVYVWDPHIGSILFELGHLYPPPTPIFAGGDNGRWVRSVSFSHDGVHIASLADDKLVRFWRIDQSYPVGVAPLNKGLCCAFSTDGSVLAAGTQDGNVHFWATPTYVSSLQHLCRMAIRRVMTTNQVQKLLVPKKVMEFLSYQII, encoded by the exons ATGGCAAGCTTTCCCGACTTTGTAAACGAAAATGAAATAG CAAGATCACAGAGCATTGGGGAGCTGATATCACAGACTACTCCATTTGAGCAGAAGTATGGCCGTGAAAATTGGACTGTGGCTTTTGCTCCGGACGGCTCCTATTTTGCTTGGTCTCAAGGTCATCGCATTGTGAAACTAGTTCCTTGGTCTCAGTGCCTTAAAAACTT TGCTGCTGGCAGTACAAAGAATAGTGTAAACTTGACAACTGGAAGACTATCAAGACAGAACAGTGATGCAGCACAAAGAAACAAGCCACAAGAGCATTCCATAGACTGCGGGGACATTGTGTGGAGTTTGGCATTTGGATCATCTGTACCAGAAAAACAGAGTCGTTGTGTGAATATAGAATGGCATCGGTTCAAGTTTGGTCAAGACCAGCTGCTGCTTGCTACGGGGCTGAGCAATGGGCGCATCAAGATATGGGATGTTTATACAG ggAAGCTCCTCCTTAATCTGATGGATCATACCAAAATTGTTAGAGATTTGACTTTTGCCCCAGATGGCAGCCTTATACTGGTTTCTGCTTCCAGAGACAAAACTCTCAGGGTCTGGGACCTAAAGGATGATG GCAATATGATGAAAGTGTTAAGGGGACACCAGAACTGGGTTTACTGCTGCGTATTCTCCCCTGACTCCTCAATATTGTGTTCCGTTGGAGCTGGGAAAGCT GTGTTTCTATGGGACATGGATAAATACACTATGATCCGTAAGCTTGAAGGACACTACAATGATGTGGTAGCTTGTGAATTCTCTCCCGATGGAGCTTTGTTGGCTACTGCATCCTATGATACCAGAGTTTATGTCTGGGATCCCCATATTGGGTCTATTCTATTTGAACTTGG gcaCTTATATCCCCCACCAACACCTATATTTGCAGGGGGAGATAATGGTCGCTGGGTGAGATCAGTCTCCTTTAGCCATGATGGGGTACATATTGCAAGCCTTGCCGATGACAA GTTGGTTAGATTTTGGCGTATTGATCAGTCGTACCCCGTTGGAGTAGCACCTCTGAATAAAGGTCTTTGCTGTGCCTTTTCTACTGATGGCAGTGTTCTAGCTGCTGG AACTCAGGATGGAAATGTACACTTCTGGGCTACACCCACTTATGTTTCAAGCCTTCAGCACTTATGTCGTATGGCAATAAGAAGAGTCATGACTACAAATCAAGTCCAGAAGCTGCTAGTGCCTAAGAAAGTCATGGAGTTTCTCTCTTACCAAATCatatag
- the WSB1 gene encoding WD repeat and SOCS box-containing protein 1 isoform X2, producing MARSQSIGELISQTTPFEQKYGRENWTVAFAPDGSYFAWSQGHRIVKLVPWSQCLKNFAAGSTKNSVNLTTGRLSRQNSDAAQRNKPQEHSIDCGDIVWSLAFGSSVPEKQSRCVNIEWHRFKFGQDQLLLATGLSNGRIKIWDVYTGKLLLNLMDHTKIVRDLTFAPDGSLILVSASRDKTLRVWDLKDDGNMMKVLRGHQNWVYCCVFSPDSSILCSVGAGKAVFLWDMDKYTMIRKLEGHYNDVVACEFSPDGALLATASYDTRVYVWDPHIGSILFELGHLYPPPTPIFAGGDNGRWVRSVSFSHDGVHIASLADDKLVRFWRIDQSYPVGVAPLNKGLCCAFSTDGSVLAAGTQDGNVHFWATPTYVSSLQHLCRMAIRRVMTTNQVQKLLVPKKVMEFLSYQII from the exons ATGG CAAGATCACAGAGCATTGGGGAGCTGATATCACAGACTACTCCATTTGAGCAGAAGTATGGCCGTGAAAATTGGACTGTGGCTTTTGCTCCGGACGGCTCCTATTTTGCTTGGTCTCAAGGTCATCGCATTGTGAAACTAGTTCCTTGGTCTCAGTGCCTTAAAAACTT TGCTGCTGGCAGTACAAAGAATAGTGTAAACTTGACAACTGGAAGACTATCAAGACAGAACAGTGATGCAGCACAAAGAAACAAGCCACAAGAGCATTCCATAGACTGCGGGGACATTGTGTGGAGTTTGGCATTTGGATCATCTGTACCAGAAAAACAGAGTCGTTGTGTGAATATAGAATGGCATCGGTTCAAGTTTGGTCAAGACCAGCTGCTGCTTGCTACGGGGCTGAGCAATGGGCGCATCAAGATATGGGATGTTTATACAG ggAAGCTCCTCCTTAATCTGATGGATCATACCAAAATTGTTAGAGATTTGACTTTTGCCCCAGATGGCAGCCTTATACTGGTTTCTGCTTCCAGAGACAAAACTCTCAGGGTCTGGGACCTAAAGGATGATG GCAATATGATGAAAGTGTTAAGGGGACACCAGAACTGGGTTTACTGCTGCGTATTCTCCCCTGACTCCTCAATATTGTGTTCCGTTGGAGCTGGGAAAGCT GTGTTTCTATGGGACATGGATAAATACACTATGATCCGTAAGCTTGAAGGACACTACAATGATGTGGTAGCTTGTGAATTCTCTCCCGATGGAGCTTTGTTGGCTACTGCATCCTATGATACCAGAGTTTATGTCTGGGATCCCCATATTGGGTCTATTCTATTTGAACTTGG gcaCTTATATCCCCCACCAACACCTATATTTGCAGGGGGAGATAATGGTCGCTGGGTGAGATCAGTCTCCTTTAGCCATGATGGGGTACATATTGCAAGCCTTGCCGATGACAA GTTGGTTAGATTTTGGCGTATTGATCAGTCGTACCCCGTTGGAGTAGCACCTCTGAATAAAGGTCTTTGCTGTGCCTTTTCTACTGATGGCAGTGTTCTAGCTGCTGG AACTCAGGATGGAAATGTACACTTCTGGGCTACACCCACTTATGTTTCAAGCCTTCAGCACTTATGTCGTATGGCAATAAGAAGAGTCATGACTACAAATCAAGTCCAGAAGCTGCTAGTGCCTAAGAAAGTCATGGAGTTTCTCTCTTACCAAATCatatag